CAAGAGCTCGTTCAACAACACGATCGTCAGCATCACCGATCAGGAGGGCAACGTCCTCGCCTGGGCCTCGGCCGGCAACGTCGGCTTCAAGGGGTCGCGCAAGAGCACTCCGTTCGCTGCCCAGACCGCCGCCGAGCAGTGCGCCCGACGCGCCATGGAGCACGGCGTGCGCAAGGTCGACGTGCTCGTCAAGGGCCCCGGATCGGGTCGGGAGACGGCGATCCGCTCCATCCAGAACGCCGGGATCGAGGTCACCGGCATCAAGGACGTCACGCCGGTGCCGCACAACGGTTGCCGCCCGCCCAAGCGTCGGAGGGTCTGACATGGCTCGCTACACCGGCCCCAAGGCCCGCGTCTCGCGTCGCCTGGGCACGAACATCTTCGGGACGAAGGGCGAGACCGTCGCCCTCGACAAGCGGCCCTACCCCCCGGGCGAGCACGGCCGCACCCGCCGCCGTGGGAACCCCTCGGAGTACCTGCTCCAGATGCAGGAGAAGCAGAAGGCCCGCTTCACCTACGGCCTGTCCGAGCGCCAGTTCCGCAACCTCTACGAAGAGGCCAGCCGTCGTGAGGGCGTCACCGGCGA
This Acidimicrobiales bacterium DNA region includes the following protein-coding sequences:
- the rpsK gene encoding 30S ribosomal protein S11 translates to MAKPAPGGRRPRKKERKNVTYGVAHIKSSFNNTIVSITDQEGNVLAWASAGNVGFKGSRKSTPFAAQTAAEQCARRAMEHGVRKVDVLVKGPGSGRETAIRSIQNAGIEVTGIKDVTPVPHNGCRPPKRRRV